In Erigeron canadensis isolate Cc75 chromosome 7, C_canadensis_v1, whole genome shotgun sequence, one DNA window encodes the following:
- the LOC122607670 gene encoding probable aspartic proteinase GIP2, with translation MASCAIHLLIFSVFIYITNFTYAQPSFRPDALVVPVRKDAATNQYVTRINQRTPLVTENLVVDLGGRFLWVDCDNNYVSSTYQPARCRSALCSLARADGCGDCFGTPRPGCNNNTCGVSPDNPITRTATGGELATDLVQVRSTDGSNPGRPVNVSRYLFSCAPTFLLQGLASGVSGIAGLGRTRVGLPAQLAAAFSFDRKFAICLSSSTSSDGVIFFGDGPYRFLPGIDVSQSLQTTRLFINPVSTASSSTQGEPSAEYFIGVSSIRVNNKSLSLNTSLLSIDSQGNGGTKISTVNPYTVLETSIYTALTTAYINEAAARNISRVTSVAPFDVCFSTENVLSTRVGPSVPSIELVLQNESVVWMITGSNSMVQVNDNVLCLGIINGGSNPRTSVVIGGYQLENNLLQFDIATSTLGFSSTLLGRQTTCANFNFTLSA, from the coding sequence atggCTTCATGTGCTATTCATTTGCTcatattttctgtttttatctATATAACTAATTTCACATATGCGCAACCATCTTTTCGGCCCGATGCATTGGTGGTTCCGGTTAGAAAAGATGCAGCCACTAACCAATATGTCACTCGAATCAACCAAAGAACTCCATTAGTAACCGAAAACCTGGTGGTTGATCTAGGTGGTCGGTTTTTATGGGTGGATTGTGATAATAACTACGTTTCGTCAACTTACCAACCGGCTAGGTGTAGGTCGGCTCTCTGCTCGTTAGCTAGAGCCGATGGATGCGGGGACTGTTTTGGTACACCTAGACCGGGGTGTAATAATAACACATGTGGGGTTTCTCCTGACAATCCTATTACTAGGACTGCAACAGGTGGTGAGCTAGCAACGGACCTTGTTCAGGTCCGATCCACTGACGGGTCGAATCCTGGTCGGCCCGTTAATGTGTCTAGATATTTGTTTTCATGTGCACCCACATTCTTGTTACAAGGACTTGCTAGTGGTGTATCTGGAATTGCTGGGCTGGGCCGGACCAGAGTTGGGCTTCCGGCCCAGCTCGCTGCAGCTTTCAGCTTTGACCGAAAGTTTGCTATTTGTTTGTCATCATCCACGTCATCAGATGGTGTTATTTTCTTTGGGGATGGACCATATAGATTCTTACCGGGTATTGACGTTTCACAATCACTCCAAACCACACGGCTTTTTATCAACCCTGTAAGCACGGCTTCATCCTCCACACAAGGCGAGCCATCAGCCGAGTACTTTATAGGAGTAAGTTCAATCAGGGTCAACAATAAATCTCTATCTTTGAACACTTCATTGCTCTCAATTGATAGTCAAGGCAATGGCGGAACCAAAATTAGCACAGTTAATCCTTACACGGTCCTTGAGACCTCAATCTACACCGCTCTTACTACCGCCTACATTAATGAGGCGGCAGCTAGAAACATATCTAGAGTTACATCTGTAGCACCTTTCGACGTGTGCTTCAGCACTGAAAATGTGCTAAGCACACGTGTAGGACCATCGGTCCCATCTATTGAGCTAGTTTTACAAAACGAGAGTGTCGTATGGATGATCACTGGATCGAACTCTATGGTTCAAGTAAACGATAACGTGTTATGTCTTGGTATCATCAATGGTGGATCAAACCCAAGGACATCAGTGGTCATTGGAGGGTATCAACTAGAGAACAATCTTCTTCAATTTGATATTGCTACTTCAACCTTAGGATTCAGTTCCACACTTTTGGGCAGGCAAACCACTTGTGCCAACTTCAACTTTACTTTGAGTGCCTAA
- the LOC122609408 gene encoding protein ALP1-like, producing the protein MDSSSSSSSFCVPPELDDSSTGSTFQFFNQVYAELEDTGTSSDTRGYIDRDREEGHAILMRDYFVEDSKFDEPFFRHRFRMSKRLFLKIVGDIEANFSYFQEGYDTRGKKSCTALQKCTSAIKQLSTGEADTYDEYLCMAARTGRESMEYFCDTVVNLYQKEFLRRPTSHDVALITQAHEERHHIPGMFGSLDCTYIEWKMCPRHLKGQYTRGDHKVPTIMIECVASYDLWIWHSFFGPAGKNNDVNVLQQSPLFQNERNGSAPDSSFSLNGHDYKRGYYLTDGIYPMWVAFVKAYPHPVEQDERKFKRLQEAARKDVERAFGVLKGKWKILDRPLRLWTKEKIKKVVTACTILHNMIIKDNGRAISPVHIMDPPVPRVYNPEANREIMDENVHHRLRYDLTTHVSALDLSFLDDPAMQSPSVASLI; encoded by the coding sequence ATGGattcctcttcctcatcttcttcattttgtgtTCCACCGGAGTTAGACGATTCGTCTACGGGGAgtacttttcagttttttaatcAAGTGTACGCCGAGCTTGAAGATACCGGCACCTCTTCCGACACTCGGGGGTATATTGATCGAGACCGAGAAGAAGGTCACGCGATACTAATGCGTGACTACTTCGTTGAAGACTCAAAGTTTGACGAACCATTTTTTCGTCATCGTTTTCGCATGAGCAAgaggttgtttttgaagattgttggtgatattgaagCAAACTTTAGTTACTTTCAAGAGGGGTACGACACACGGGGTAAAAAAAGTTGCACCGCTCTTCAAAAGTGCACATCGGCGATCAAGCAACTGTCTACGGGTGAAGCTGACACGTATGACGAGTATTTATGTATGGCTGCAAGAACGGGACGCGAGAGCATGGAGTACTTTTGTGATACGGTCGTCAATTTATATCAAAAGGAGTTCTTACGTAGGCCGACATCTCATGACGTTGCTCTCATCACAcaagctcatgaagaaagacacCACATTCCAGGAATGTTTggtagtcttgattgtacatACATCGAATGGAAGATGTGCCCTAGACACTTAAAAGGGCAATACACGAGGGGTGATCACAAGGTACCTACTATTATGATTGAATGTGTTGCTTCCTatgacttgtggatttggcattcgTTTTTCGGTCCCGCTGGAAAAAACAACGATGTCAATGTTTTGCAGCAGTCGCCGTTGTTTCAAAACGAGCGTAATGGGTCCGCGCCAGACAGTTCATTTAGCCTAAATGGACATGATTACAAGCGTGGTTACTACCTTACCGATGGAATCTATCCTATGTGGGTTGCGTTTGTTAAGGCTTATCCTCATCCAGTGGAACAAGATGAAAGGAAATTTAAAAGACTACAAGaggctgcaagaaaggatgttgaGCGAGCGTTTGGTGTTCTCAAGGGAAAATGGAAGATCTTGGACCGTCCCCTCCGACTATGGACAAAGGAGAAGATCAAAAAAGTCGTCACTGCGTGTACTATactacacaacatgatcatcaaAGACAACGGGCGGGCAATATCACCGGTTCATATTATGGATCCACCGGTGCCAAGAGTTTATAACCCGGAAGCAAACCGGGAGATAATGGATGAGAACGTGCATCATCGGCTCCGATATGATCTCACGACGCATGTATCGGCTTTAGACCTATCATTCCTTGACGATCCAGCGATGCAGTCACCATCAGTTGCGAGTTTGATTTAG